The following proteins are encoded in a genomic region of Flammeovirga agarivorans:
- a CDS encoding mechanosensitive ion channel family protein — protein MLNKIHLFILLLFWGIISVMADNVVTTVQELSSYPTDHDFYNFAKVDSIEYSLSTPYHTLHTHIDNLDEDNYHPGVAAMAFPKYNLTFKQRKQLAIELKLIFFQKGIFIDNEDIPLTKNYIDKKSNTNRYFVSKNLPNIYLEKQENGEWMYSIYSTQRIHTLFRELYPSLTSNLVLFASKPKQSSSKFLGVKLWQWASLAVLIISSYLFYYFGVWLTNKFLKDFLAKINQENLGKLIVLKLRNPIAMIMIMVIWYYMVPFILLSEQVTYVAMNIIKLISSFYVIILLFYIADIFVVRIQYFSHKSSKVDKNLIPVIRVCFRITFIVIGILFGLSVFGIDVSRLITGISFGGVALAFAAQDTVKNFFGSLMIFADKPFVVGDWVNIKGQEGIVEEIGFRTTRIRTFQDSLLNIPNGTVVNTDVDNFGKREYRRYKTYLSLPYNTTPDKIEEFIKVVKDIIKQHPRTRKDFYEVHMNEFSASSLDVLLYVFFSVKDWSEELNAREELILSILRKAKEIGVDFAFPTQTLYMKRDD, from the coding sequence ATGCTTAACAAAATTCATCTTTTCATTCTTCTGTTGTTCTGGGGAATCATCTCGGTAATGGCAGATAATGTAGTAACAACCGTTCAGGAATTATCTAGTTATCCAACGGATCATGACTTTTATAACTTTGCCAAAGTAGATAGTATCGAGTATTCTTTAAGTACTCCTTACCATACTTTGCATACTCATATAGATAACCTTGATGAAGATAATTATCACCCTGGAGTGGCAGCAATGGCGTTTCCCAAGTATAATTTAACCTTCAAACAACGGAAACAACTGGCCATTGAACTTAAATTGATTTTCTTCCAAAAAGGGATTTTTATTGATAATGAAGATATCCCCTTAACGAAGAATTATATCGATAAAAAATCAAATACGAATAGATATTTTGTTAGTAAGAATCTCCCTAATATTTACCTAGAGAAGCAGGAAAATGGAGAATGGATGTATTCGATCTATTCTACCCAAAGAATCCATACTTTATTTAGAGAGTTATATCCTTCTCTAACCAGTAACTTGGTGCTTTTTGCTTCAAAACCGAAGCAATCATCTTCAAAGTTTTTAGGAGTGAAACTGTGGCAATGGGCATCGTTAGCGGTTTTAATTATCTCTAGTTATTTGTTTTATTACTTTGGAGTATGGTTGACAAATAAGTTTTTAAAAGACTTTTTGGCGAAGATCAATCAAGAAAACTTAGGGAAGTTGATTGTATTAAAGTTGAGAAACCCGATAGCTATGATCATGATTATGGTGATATGGTACTATATGGTTCCTTTTATTTTACTTTCCGAACAAGTGACTTATGTTGCCATGAATATCATAAAGCTTATTTCGAGCTTTTATGTTATCATATTGCTCTTCTACATTGCAGATATTTTCGTAGTTCGTATTCAATACTTTTCACATAAATCAAGTAAAGTAGACAAGAACTTAATTCCGGTGATAAGGGTTTGTTTTCGTATCACTTTTATTGTCATCGGTATATTGTTTGGGTTATCCGTTTTCGGAATAGACGTTTCTAGGTTAATTACCGGTATTTCTTTTGGTGGTGTGGCTTTAGCTTTTGCAGCTCAAGATACGGTAAAAAACTTCTTTGGTTCACTTATGATTTTTGCTGATAAACCTTTTGTCGTAGGAGATTGGGTAAATATCAAAGGACAGGAAGGTATCGTAGAAGAAATTGGCTTTAGAACGACAAGGATCCGTACTTTTCAAGATTCATTATTGAATATCCCTAATGGAACAGTAGTGAATACAGATGTAGATAACTTTGGAAAAAGAGAATATAGACGTTATAAAACGTACCTGTCTTTACCTTACAATACCACTCCAGACAAGATCGAAGAATTTATTAAAGTAGTTAAGGATATTATAAAGCAACACCCTAGAACTAGAAAAGACTTTTACGAAGTGCATATGAACGAATTTTCAGCTAGTTCATTAGATGTATTATTGTATGTTTTCTTTAGTGTAAAGGACTGGTCAGAAGAATTAAATGCAAGAGAAGAACTGATCCTTTCCATTCTTAGAAAGGCAAAAGAGATAGGTGTTGATTTTGCTTTCCCAACACAAACATTATACATGAAAAGAGACGACTAA
- the ahpC gene encoding alkyl hydroperoxide reductase subunit C codes for MSQIGKQIVDFKVQSFQNNGFEEVTKSDVLGKWSVFFFYPADFTFVCPTELEDLANLYEEFKATGTEVFSVSTDTHFVHKAWHDTSETIKKINYPMLADPTGVLSRGFDVMIEEDGMAERGTFIVNPEGEIVSYEVVAGNVGRNAEELLRKLKALQFVAANPSEVCPAKWKEGNETLKPSIDLVGLI; via the coding sequence ATGTCACAAATCGGAAAACAAATCGTAGACTTCAAAGTACAATCATTCCAAAACAACGGATTCGAAGAAGTAACTAAATCAGACGTTTTAGGTAAATGGTCAGTATTCTTCTTCTACCCAGCAGATTTTACTTTCGTATGTCCTACTGAGCTTGAAGATTTAGCCAACTTATACGAGGAGTTCAAAGCAACTGGAACAGAAGTATTTTCAGTATCAACAGATACACACTTCGTACACAAAGCATGGCATGACACTTCAGAGACCATCAAGAAAATCAACTACCCAATGTTAGCAGATCCAACAGGAGTGTTATCAAGAGGTTTTGATGTAATGATCGAAGAAGATGGTATGGCAGAAAGAGGTACTTTCATCGTTAACCCAGAAGGTGAGATCGTATCTTACGAAGTAGTAGCAGGTAACGTAGGTCGTAATGCTGAAGAGTTACTTAGAAAATTAAAAGCTTTACAATTTGTAGCTGCTAACCCATCTGAGGTTTGTCCTGCAAAATGGAAAGAAGGTAATGAGACATTAAAGCCTAGTATTGATTTAGTAGGTTTAATCTAA
- a CDS encoding YozE family protein — translation MIEKFRDFIFSISNEDSAQSDLARHIMIDTNFPWDTSIEEIKGYLDFHTSMGGTNDVFQILIKNFAKYLQ, via the coding sequence ATGATCGAAAAATTTAGAGACTTTATATTTAGTATATCAAATGAAGATTCTGCTCAAAGTGATTTAGCAAGACATATTATGATAGATACTAATTTTCCATGGGATACTTCAATAGAAGAAATAAAAGGATACTTGGATTTTCATACTTCAATGGGAGGTACAAATGATGTATTCCAAATATTGATAAAGAATTTTGCAAAATATCTTCAGTAA
- a CDS encoding glycine zipper domain-containing protein, which produces MKKSHIAAVAVLVVAILYLFTHHSNAKQDAIISEKFGMYIVPTDGQSAANITKDQSECYQWAVNQTGYDPANPPQITPTKATNSADGTVVKNTAVGAGTGAAIGAVAGDAGKGAAIGAIAGTVRGAKVKHDQKKEQQAANNAQAEQQLQQMDAQFKKAFSACMTGKGYTVK; this is translated from the coding sequence ATGAAAAAGTCACATATAGCTGCAGTTGCTGTTTTGGTTGTAGCCATACTTTACTTATTTACGCATCATAGTAATGCGAAACAAGATGCAATAATTTCCGAGAAGTTTGGGATGTATATAGTACCAACAGACGGACAAAGTGCTGCAAACATTACTAAAGACCAATCGGAGTGCTACCAATGGGCGGTAAACCAGACAGGTTATGATCCTGCCAATCCACCCCAAATTACACCCACAAAAGCAACCAATAGTGCTGATGGAACGGTAGTAAAAAATACAGCAGTAGGAGCTGGAACAGGAGCTGCAATTGGAGCTGTTGCTGGTGATGCAGGAAAAGGTGCTGCAATAGGTGCTATTGCAGGAACTGTTAGAGGTGCGAAAGTAAAGCACGATCAAAAAAAAGAACAACAAGCTGCTAATAATGCACAAGCTGAGCAACAGTTACAGCAAATGGATGCTCAATTTAAAAAGGCTTTTTCTGCTTGTATGACCGGCAAAGGTTATACAGTGAAATAA
- the ahpC gene encoding alkyl hydroperoxide reductase subunit C codes for MSQIGKQIVDFKVQSFQNNGFEEVTKSDVLGKWSVFFFYPADFTFVCPTELEDLANLYEEFKATGTEVFSVSTDTHFVHKAWHDTSETIKKINYPMLADPTGVLSRGFDVMIEEDGMAERGTFIVNPEGEIVSYEVVAGNVGRNAEELLRKLKALQFVAANPSEVCPAKWKEGNETLKPSIDLVGLI; via the coding sequence ATGTCACAAATCGGAAAACAAATCGTAGACTTCAAAGTACAATCATTCCAAAACAACGGATTCGAAGAAGTAACTAAATCAGACGTTTTAGGTAAATGGTCAGTATTCTTCTTCTACCCAGCAGATTTTACTTTCGTATGTCCTACTGAGCTTGAAGATTTAGCCAACTTATACGAGGAGTTCAAAGCAACTGGAACAGAAGTATTTTCAGTATCAACAGATACACACTTCGTACACAAAGCATGGCATGACACTTCAGAGACCATCAAGAAAATCAACTACCCAATGTTAGCAGATCCAACAGGAGTGTTATCAAGAGGTTTTGATGTAATGATCGAAGAAGATGGTATGGCAGAAAGAGGTACTTTCATCGTTAACCCAGAAGGTGAGATCGTATCTTACGAAGTAGTAGCAGGTAACGTAGGTCGTAATGCTGAAGAGTTACTTAGAAAATTAAAAGCTTTACAATTTGTAGCTGCTAACCCATCTGAGGTATGTCCTGCAAAATGGAAAGAAGGTAACGAAACATTAAAGCCTAGTATCGATCTAGTAGGTTTAATCTAA
- a CDS encoding PepSY-like domain-containing protein produces the protein MKKTLFIFLFTCLISSLFIGCDTAQEVNPANLPDNIYNYIEMHFPDAQITSSEIDDDGYEVTLDSGYELEFNGQGDIDKIEALNNQPIPPSCLEENITEYVENTFPGNYVVEWEDNGVSQEVKVSNGVEIIFDAGGHFMGYDE, from the coding sequence ATGAAAAAAACTTTATTTATCTTTTTATTCACCTGCTTAATATCATCATTATTTATAGGTTGTGATACTGCTCAAGAGGTGAACCCTGCCAATCTTCCAGATAACATCTATAATTATATAGAAATGCATTTTCCAGATGCTCAAATCACTTCATCAGAAATTGATGACGATGGATATGAAGTTACTTTGGATTCTGGGTATGAATTAGAATTTAATGGTCAGGGAGATATTGATAAGATCGAAGCATTAAATAATCAGCCTATTCCTCCTAGTTGTTTAGAGGAAAATATTACTGAATATGTTGAAAATACTTTTCCTGGAAATTATGTAGTCGAATGGGAAGACAATGGCGTATCTCAAGAAGTTAAAGTATCGAACGGAGTTGAAATAATTTTTGATGCCGGTGGACATTTTATGGGATATGATGAATAA
- a CDS encoding 7TM diverse intracellular signaling domain-containing protein, translating to MNYSHLFIFLLFAFSSLGAKNSKLSLSYIWDRNNSIQISTIDEVPFNDVPGHQINLSYSPTPVWIKAEIESDEVRREFLKFNKTLVDSLTFYHYDANNQLVSQLGGVKVDNSETNASGFYFPITLHKGSNVFYFRAKNNYSHIYGITLVDHIEIEKTEFIQITKYGILLGIFIVMVLYNVFLSVNLKDSIYGYYALHAFFVLLGALSLEGFFTLKYLNIPAVLLPHIIAVSVCTVSVISCVFCIKFLKLKQTSKLYYMIMRTVMIVDIVIFVFVCTLQAIGFDITYKFLTIMTTVYCFFALATGVKSVQQGNSVAKFYLLGWTVYFLGIISQALIFYGILVQNIVTQNFYLFAIVTEVLLMSFALADRYRQIKIEKKKLSQTLATKQDDLDVVILDNKRRHTVHQNVMLQLKEILNNKENIEKEVRSMVMDLSHQNISDEKQLHFQDNISEVDTFFIKKLKTMHPNLTPAELEICSLLKLNYSTKEIASFRSTSEGAVKVNKSRIKKKLGLETTLNDYIITV from the coding sequence ATGAACTACTCACACTTATTCATCTTTTTGCTATTTGCTTTTTCGTCTCTTGGTGCAAAAAATTCAAAACTTTCATTGTCATACATATGGGATCGAAACAATTCAATTCAAATCAGTACTATCGACGAGGTACCTTTTAATGACGTTCCAGGTCATCAGATTAATTTAAGTTACAGTCCAACTCCGGTATGGATCAAGGCTGAAATAGAATCAGATGAGGTACGAAGAGAATTTCTGAAATTTAATAAGACACTTGTTGATAGTCTTACTTTCTATCATTATGATGCAAATAATCAACTTGTATCACAGCTTGGCGGAGTGAAAGTAGACAATTCGGAAACAAATGCTTCTGGTTTTTATTTTCCCATAACATTGCACAAAGGCTCTAATGTATTTTATTTCAGAGCAAAAAATAACTACAGTCATATCTATGGAATCACTTTGGTGGATCATATCGAAATAGAAAAGACTGAATTCATTCAAATAACAAAGTATGGAATCCTTTTAGGTATTTTCATTGTCATGGTATTATATAATGTATTCCTATCAGTGAATTTAAAAGATTCGATTTATGGGTATTATGCATTACATGCCTTCTTTGTTTTACTTGGAGCCTTATCATTGGAAGGTTTCTTTACGCTAAAGTATCTAAATATACCAGCAGTACTTCTACCACATATCATTGCTGTCAGCGTTTGTACAGTTAGTGTAATTTCATGTGTTTTCTGTATCAAATTCTTGAAATTGAAACAGACCAGTAAGTTATACTATATGATAATGAGAACGGTAATGATCGTAGATATCGTCATTTTTGTTTTTGTTTGTACACTTCAAGCCATTGGTTTTGATATCACTTATAAGTTTCTAACGATAATGACAACTGTATACTGCTTCTTTGCCTTAGCAACTGGTGTTAAGTCAGTGCAACAAGGTAATTCGGTGGCAAAGTTCTATTTACTAGGATGGACAGTTTACTTTTTAGGTATCATTAGTCAGGCTCTTATCTTCTACGGAATCTTAGTTCAAAATATCGTAACTCAGAATTTCTATTTATTTGCTATCGTAACAGAAGTCTTACTAATGTCTTTTGCTCTTGCAGATCGATATAGACAAATTAAAATAGAGAAGAAGAAGCTTTCACAAACATTGGCGACGAAACAAGACGATTTAGATGTAGTCATTTTAGATAATAAAAGAAGACATACGGTACATCAGAATGTAATGCTACAATTAAAAGAGATCTTGAATAACAAAGAAAATATAGAGAAGGAGGTAAGGTCGATGGTTATGGATCTTTCTCATCAAAATATCTCCGATGAGAAACAACTTCATTTCCAAGATAACATTAGCGAAGTGGATACTTTCTTTATTAAGAAGCTTAAAACAATGCATCCAAATCTTACTCCAGCTGAATTAGAAATTTGTTCTTTATTAAAATTGAATTATTCAACAAAAGAAATTGCAAGTTTTAGAAGTACTTCAGAAGGTGCGGTAAAAGTGAATAAATCTAGGATTAAGAAGAAATTAGGACTAGAAACAACATTAAATGACTACATAATCACAGTGTAG
- a CDS encoding outer membrane beta-barrel protein, translating to MKKSLLLTLFALLCITASSQAQFYVGASGGNSFINHNLKSIEGDNFKVNDNTGSWKVYGGIGNRFLGLEGGYRSVGTVQGNEGGYAYDSNITGWDAALKGTIHIGPVFGFAKAGAFFGKYEDQITGGEMVSYKDTSFMWGVGAGVLLGKTFEIRMEWEALNLSSSQKISTLSLGTAIHLGGNKDKN from the coding sequence ATGAAAAAAAGTTTATTACTGACTTTATTTGCCCTGTTATGTATCACGGCATCGTCACAAGCTCAATTTTACGTAGGTGCCTCAGGAGGTAACTCATTCATCAACCATAACCTAAAAAGCATCGAAGGAGATAACTTTAAAGTAAACGATAACACTGGTAGCTGGAAAGTATATGGTGGTATTGGAAATAGATTCTTAGGATTAGAAGGTGGTTACCGTAGCGTAGGTACTGTACAAGGTAACGAAGGTGGTTATGCTTACGATAGCAATATCACTGGTTGGGATGCTGCTTTAAAAGGTACTATCCATATTGGACCTGTTTTCGGTTTTGCAAAAGCTGGTGCATTCTTTGGAAAATATGAAGACCAAATTACTGGTGGCGAAATGGTAAGCTATAAAGATACTTCATTTATGTGGGGTGTAGGTGCTGGCGTTCTTTTAGGTAAAACTTTCGAGATCCGTATGGAGTGGGAAGCACTTAACCTTTCTAGCAGCCAAAAAATATCAACTCTTTCTCTAGGTACTGCTATTCACCTTGGTGGAAACAAAGATAAAAACTAA
- a CDS encoding TlpA family protein disulfide reductase, translating into MKFIYLQLVWLGLLFFSLISNAQESEHMTEAFQKMKGDVVIQYRKVFDHDISNLKKNDPNFTSERVVYFNRKKLVSKLTYVNPKSDYLESLTYVDFKREQVYYLKRYRQTKSGAGYYQSFSEDEKLKPATLIEGESKEIAGYNCKKYEVIIKGEKKYLYTTEKFGLKNVQNFDIDRIEFFMELPKYSKRYGHYKLVAEKVIFTTLDNAAYNIEDYYVISKEEFKKKEQESKDRAAQIKDKAKNDFLGNKAPDIRCSTTDFDKVKTKDYRGKVIVYNFWFSTCKSCIMEVPKLNELYNKYKDNPDVIFLALSLDPAYKIEKFNRKYNFQYPQVEEARELAHKFEVALYPTNIVIDKDGNYINYTIGYKKDIVDRLSYSIDKALAKEYIPPVDDEKPDKNKGKKKKKSL; encoded by the coding sequence ATGAAATTTATTTACCTACAATTGGTGTGGCTAGGACTACTATTTTTTTCATTAATAAGTAATGCCCAAGAATCTGAACATATGACAGAAGCCTTTCAAAAAATGAAAGGAGATGTGGTGATTCAATATAGAAAAGTGTTTGATCATGATATTTCAAATTTAAAGAAGAATGATCCCAATTTTACATCAGAAAGAGTGGTTTACTTCAACCGAAAAAAGTTGGTCAGCAAGCTTACTTATGTAAATCCCAAATCAGATTACTTAGAGAGTTTAACTTATGTCGACTTTAAAAGAGAGCAAGTATATTACCTGAAAAGGTATAGACAAACCAAATCCGGAGCAGGCTACTATCAGAGTTTTTCAGAAGACGAAAAATTAAAACCTGCAACTTTAATAGAAGGAGAGTCAAAAGAAATAGCTGGATATAATTGCAAGAAGTATGAAGTAATCATTAAAGGTGAAAAGAAATACTTGTATACAACCGAAAAATTTGGTTTAAAGAATGTCCAGAATTTTGATATTGATAGAATAGAGTTCTTTATGGAATTACCTAAATACTCTAAAAGATATGGTCATTATAAATTAGTGGCAGAGAAAGTTATTTTCACAACTTTGGACAATGCAGCCTATAACATCGAGGATTATTATGTTATTTCTAAAGAGGAGTTTAAAAAGAAAGAACAAGAATCAAAGGATAGAGCAGCACAGATAAAAGATAAAGCTAAGAACGATTTCTTAGGAAATAAGGCCCCAGATATTCGTTGCTCTACAACGGATTTTGATAAAGTGAAGACCAAAGATTATCGAGGTAAAGTGATTGTTTATAACTTTTGGTTTTCGACTTGTAAGTCTTGTATTATGGAGGTACCGAAGTTAAACGAACTTTATAATAAGTATAAGGACAACCCTGATGTTATCTTTTTAGCACTTTCACTTGATCCCGCTTATAAAATTGAAAAGTTCAATCGGAAGTATAATTTCCAGTATCCTCAAGTGGAAGAGGCAAGAGAGTTGGCACATAAATTTGAAGTAGCACTTTATCCAACAAATATTGTTATTGATAAGGATGGTAATTATATCAATTATACAATTGGATATAAAAAAGACATTGTAGATAGGCTATCCTATAGTATCGATAAAGCTTTAGCAAAAGAATATATTCCGCCTGTTGATGATGAAAAACCGGACAAGAATAAAGGAAAGAAGAAAAAGAAATCACTATAA
- a CDS encoding BamA/TamA family outer membrane protein yields the protein MKKLTCLFCLVFFVIVKTSGQSKKRDFKYSILGGPAYSPDYGLLVGGTMLCTFRTSKTIQQRSVVPLSFTILEEGHDVIIKPQLYFAQGKIRVFSNWQYLNKFNHFYGIGYEDNISIKRGDHTTRFFQNSVIIRNDILFRINKTPFFLGPSIDYTNRILTHVSKGVREDLSYIEQGGTDKGAVFNNVGIGVRLSYDTRDIPSNAWSGIYFDFSMRVYDKALSSSSDWDYIKLEYRQYKKLPRLGERKVLAWTAYMRTASGNIPFTELSTIGSPFDLRGYYKGQFRDKTSAYVMVEFRSMVNSSSKFLSKFGYAVWSGVGTIGPDIFTPKGVLPNIGLGLRFEVQPRMNFRIDIGHDPIQNQQLIYFNMTEAF from the coding sequence ATGAAAAAATTAACATGCTTATTCTGTTTGGTGTTTTTTGTGATAGTGAAGACATCAGGTCAAAGTAAGAAAAGGGACTTTAAATATTCTATTTTAGGTGGACCAGCTTATTCTCCAGATTATGGTTTATTAGTTGGTGGAACTATGTTATGTACTTTTAGAACGAGTAAAACTATCCAGCAACGGTCTGTTGTTCCATTAAGTTTTACCATTTTAGAAGAAGGGCATGATGTTATTATTAAACCTCAGTTATACTTTGCACAAGGAAAAATAAGAGTATTCTCTAATTGGCAATACCTCAATAAGTTCAATCACTTTTATGGTATTGGATACGAAGACAATATTTCAATAAAGAGAGGAGACCATACGACAAGGTTCTTTCAAAATTCCGTAATTATAAGAAACGATATACTTTTTCGGATTAATAAAACACCGTTCTTTTTAGGACCATCTATCGATTATACCAATCGAATACTTACACATGTATCAAAGGGGGTGAGAGAAGATTTAAGCTACATTGAACAAGGAGGTACTGATAAAGGAGCCGTTTTTAATAATGTAGGAATAGGTGTACGGCTTTCTTACGATACCAGAGATATTCCATCTAATGCTTGGTCAGGGATTTATTTTGACTTTTCAATGCGGGTATATGATAAGGCATTATCAAGTTCTAGTGATTGGGATTACATCAAGTTAGAATACAGACAGTACAAAAAATTACCAAGATTAGGAGAAAGAAAGGTATTAGCTTGGACTGCTTACATGAGAACAGCATCAGGGAATATACCATTTACAGAACTATCAACAATAGGTTCTCCATTTGATCTAAGAGGATATTATAAGGGACAATTCAGAGATAAAACTTCAGCTTATGTGATGGTTGAATTTCGGTCTATGGTCAATTCTTCATCAAAGTTTCTCTCAAAGTTTGGCTATGCAGTATGGAGTGGTGTAGGAACCATTGGTCCCGATATTTTTACTCCCAAAGGAGTACTTCCAAACATTGGTTTAGGTTTACGTTTTGAAGTACAACCTCGAATGAATTTTAGAATTGATATTGGACATGACCCTATTCAAAACCAGCAGCTTATATATTTTAATATGACAGAAGCATTTTAA
- the ahpF gene encoding alkyl hydroperoxide reductase subunit F yields MLEQALKSQVTALFGNLKSEYTLKVEVAEDHSSKNDLVTLLEDVASTSDKVTLDVQNGEGLSLRIVKDNQPSNIVFRAVPTGHEFTTLLMAVLNLEGLGKNLPDDGVTAKIKSISEKVVINSYISLTCTNCPEVVQALNVMAILNPNIEHNIIDGGINKEEVEKLGIQAVPTVLANGEQLHVGRASLGELLAKLESTVETKVDPTQAIEKEYDVVVVGGGPAGVASAVYSARKGFKVAVVAGVIGGQVKETVGIENMISITKTTGAELTANLYSHLKDYPIDILENRMVENVEVVDGYKKVTTSMGEVFTTPSLIIATGASWRKLGVPGETEYIGSGVAFCTHCDAPYFKNKKVVVVGGGNSGLEAAIDLSAIASEVTVLEFMDTLKGDQVLQDKVNALPNVTVVKNAATSEVIGDGKQVTALQYKDRATEEIKSIETDGVFVQIGLKANSDVFKEIVKTNRMGEIEIDAHCRTTQPGIYAAGDVSIVPYKQIVIAMGEGSKAALSSFEDSIKNLQTVNAQELELA; encoded by the coding sequence ATGTTAGAACAAGCATTAAAAAGTCAAGTAACAGCCCTTTTTGGTAACCTAAAAAGTGAATATACATTAAAGGTAGAAGTAGCAGAAGATCATTCAAGTAAAAATGATTTGGTAACTCTTTTAGAAGATGTTGCTTCAACTTCAGATAAAGTCACTTTAGATGTTCAGAATGGAGAAGGATTATCATTACGAATAGTAAAAGATAACCAACCGTCGAATATTGTTTTTAGAGCAGTACCAACAGGTCATGAGTTTACAACACTTTTAATGGCTGTTTTAAATTTAGAAGGTCTTGGTAAAAACCTTCCTGATGATGGTGTTACAGCTAAAATCAAAAGTATTAGTGAAAAAGTAGTCATCAATAGTTATATCTCTCTGACTTGTACGAACTGCCCAGAAGTAGTTCAGGCACTTAATGTGATGGCTATCTTAAACCCAAATATTGAGCACAATATTATTGATGGTGGTATTAATAAGGAAGAAGTTGAAAAATTAGGTATCCAAGCTGTACCAACTGTATTGGCTAATGGTGAACAACTTCATGTAGGAAGAGCATCATTAGGAGAATTATTAGCAAAATTAGAATCAACAGTAGAAACTAAAGTTGATCCAACACAAGCTATCGAAAAAGAATACGATGTTGTAGTTGTAGGTGGTGGACCTGCAGGTGTAGCTTCGGCAGTATACTCTGCAAGAAAAGGATTTAAAGTAGCAGTAGTTGCAGGTGTAATTGGTGGTCAAGTAAAAGAAACTGTGGGTATCGAAAACATGATTTCAATTACAAAAACGACTGGAGCCGAATTAACTGCCAACCTTTATAGTCATCTTAAAGATTACCCTATCGATATTCTTGAAAACCGTATGGTTGAAAATGTTGAAGTGGTAGATGGTTATAAAAAAGTAACAACTTCTATGGGTGAAGTTTTCACTACTCCTTCTTTAATTATCGCTACAGGTGCAAGTTGGAGAAAACTGGGTGTTCCTGGTGAGACGGAATATATCGGTTCAGGTGTTGCTTTCTGTACTCACTGTGATGCTCCTTATTTTAAAAATAAGAAAGTAGTTGTAGTAGGTGGAGGTAATTCAGGCTTAGAAGCTGCAATTGATTTATCTGCGATTGCTTCAGAAGTAACAGTTTTAGAGTTTATGGATACTTTAAAAGGTGATCAAGTATTACAAGATAAAGTAAATGCTCTACCAAATGTTACTGTGGTGAAAAATGCAGCTACTTCAGAAGTAATTGGTGATGGAAAACAAGTAACGGCACTTCAATATAAAGACAGAGCGACTGAAGAAATTAAATCAATTGAAACCGATGGTGTTTTTGTACAAATTGGTTTAAAAGCAAATAGTGATGTTTTCAAAGAGATTGTAAAGACAAATAGAATGGGTGAAATCGAGATTGATGCTCACTGTAGAACAACTCAACCAGGTATTTATGCTGCTGGTGATGTATCTATTGTTCCTTACAAACAAATTGTAATTGCAATGGGAGAAGGCTCTAAAGCGGCACTTTCATCTTTTGAAGATAGTATAAAGAACTTACAGACTGTAAATGCTCAAGAATTGGAACTGGCATAA